The DNA sequence CTCGGTCACCGTTCCGCCTGGACTGACCTCGGTTGTCACATCGGTGCGGCGCTGGTCGGCGTGCACCTTCCGAGCCCGGTCGATGGATTCGGTGAGTGCGGCGCGGACGTCCGGGTCGATGTCGGCCAGGGCCTGGTCGATCAGCTCGGTCGGGACCCGCACGGTGTCGGGCGCGACGCCATCGAACTTCTTCCCGTACTCCAGGGCGGCCTCGGCCCCGCGGTCGCGGATCGCGTCAATCACCGGCTTGACCTGTCCGAGGACTGCGTCGACGTCGGTCGCGCCGCGCGGCATCGCCCGGCGCAGTTGAGCAGTGGTGGCACGGGCACCGCGTAGGTCGGTGCGGGCAAGCATCGGCGAATACTCCTGACGGGTGGGTCGGCGATCCACAGTGCGCTATGGATCCGAGTTCAAGGATATGCGGTGCGGCCAGCTGTTTTCACCGGCGGCCCTAGGATCGGCACATGGTCTTCGTCGTCCGCCTGCTGATCAACGCCATCGCGATCTGGATGGCCGCGGCGCTCGTCACCGGCATCTCCATCGCCACCGACGGCCGCGACACGTCCGCACAGGTCCTGATCGTCCTGTTCATCGCCCTGGTGTTCACCGTGGTGAACACCGCGATCAAGCCGGTGGTGAAACTGCTGTCGATCCCCCTGCTGATCCTCACACTGGGCTTGTTCACGCTGGTCATCAACGCCTTGATGTTGCTGCTGACCGCGTGGATCACCGACTCCACCGAGTTCGGGCTCAGCATCGACGGGTTCTGGACCGCGGTGTGGGGGTCGGTGATCATCTCGATCGTCAACTTCCTGCTCGGCGCGCTTGTTCCCGATCGCAGGTCGAGGGACCGGAGACAGGCGCGTCAGGCGTTCAGATGACGACCGGCGGGTTCACAGCGTCGAGTTGTCGATGACAAACCGGTAGCGGACGTCGGAAGCGATCACCCGCTCGTAGGCCTCGTTGATCTGCTGTGCGGGGATGACCTCGATCTCCGAACCGAGATCGTGCTCGGCGCAGAAGTCCAGCATCTCCTGGGTCTCGGCAATGCCACCGATCATCGAGCCGGCCAGCGAACGCCGGTTCGCGGTCAAGGACATCGCCCGGACCGAGATCGGCTTCTCTGGCAGCCCGAGTTCCACCAGCGTGCCGTTCAGCGCGAGCATGCCCATGTACTTGTTGATGTCGAAGTTGACCGACACCGTGTTGATGATGAGATCGAACTTTCCGCGCAGCTGCTTGAACGTTGCCGGGTCGTCGGTGGCGTAGTAGTGCTGCGCGCCGAGTCGCAATCCGTCTTCCATCTTCTTGAGAGACTGCGAGATCACACTCACCTCGGCGCCCATGGCCGCAGCGATCTTGACGCCCATGTGACCCAGTCCCCCGAGACCGATGATCGCGACCCGCTTGCCCGGCCCCGCACCCCAGTGCCGCAGAGGCGAGTAGGTGGTGATCCCGGCGCACAACAGCGGAGCTGCCACATCGAGCCCCAAGGAATCGGGGATGCGGAGCACGTAATTCGCGTCGACGACCACTTCCTGGGCGTATCCACCGGTGGTCGGCTCGCCGTTGCGACCGGTCGAGTTGTAGGTGCCGACCATCCCGCGCCTGCAGTACTGCTCCTGACCGAGCACGCAGGCCTCGCACTCGCGGCATGAATCAACAAAACAGCCGACGCCCACCCGGTCGCCGACCTGGTACTTGGTCACCTCCGAACCGATCTCCGAGACGGTTCCCGCGATCTCGTGACCGGGCACGACGGGGTATGCGGTGTTCCCCCATTCGTTGCGAGCGGTGTGGATGTCCGAGTGACAGATGCCGGCATACGCAACCGCGATGCGAACATCGTGCGGACCCACCTCACGAGTGTCGATGGTGGTGGGGACCAGCTCTTCCGTCGCGGACATCGCGGCGTAGGCGTTGACGGTCGGCACGTGTTCTACCTCCAGGGGATTGGCGTGGGTGGTGCGAATGAATGGCGTCGAGCGCCGTATTCAATCGT is a window from the Williamsia sp. DF01-3 genome containing:
- a CDS encoding NAD(P)-dependent alcohol dehydrogenase, coding for MSATEELVPTTIDTREVGPHDVRIAVAYAGICHSDIHTARNEWGNTAYPVVPGHEIAGTVSEIGSEVTKYQVGDRVGVGCFVDSCRECEACVLGQEQYCRRGMVGTYNSTGRNGEPTTGGYAQEVVVDANYVLRIPDSLGLDVAAPLLCAGITTYSPLRHWGAGPGKRVAIIGLGGLGHMGVKIAAAMGAEVSVISQSLKKMEDGLRLGAQHYYATDDPATFKQLRGKFDLIINTVSVNFDINKYMGMLALNGTLVELGLPEKPISVRAMSLTANRRSLAGSMIGGIAETQEMLDFCAEHDLGSEIEVIPAQQINEAYERVIASDVRYRFVIDNSTL
- a CDS encoding phage holin family protein, which produces MVFVVRLLINAIAIWMAAALVTGISIATDGRDTSAQVLIVLFIALVFTVVNTAIKPVVKLLSIPLLILTLGLFTLVINALMLLLTAWITDSTEFGLSIDGFWTAVWGSVIISIVNFLLGALVPDRRSRDRRQARQAFR